One Candidatus Zixiibacteriota bacterium genomic window, GACTTGTCATCCGGACCCATCTCCCAGAACTCCGGGCAGACATAAGTGCAGTTCCTGCAGCCGATGCAGTTCTCCCGGTCATGCTCGATTCGGTATTTTGGCATAAATCCTCTTTAACGTAGTTGCCCACTTCATTGGGAATTTAGCTCGATGAATCGAGTAACCACAACTCAGTAGAGACGCATAGCATGCGTCTCTGTCTTCTCTTTATCCTTCCCTTGATGAAAGGAACAAGGGGAGGGTGATTTTTTTTACCCTCTCCCTAACCCTCTCCCACAGGGGGAGAGGGAACGATATTTTGCTCGATAAATCGAGCAACTACATTCCCTTTTTGTCTTCTATAGTCGCCCAATGGATGCTTTGAACTCATCCCCTCCCCCTTCTCTTAAAAAGAGAAGGGGGAAAAATCCCTCTCTTCTTAAGAGAGGGATTTAGGGTGAGTTATTTAATCGTCCGTAGGGCGGCTACCCGTTTTATAAACCTGAAGGTTTATACTCCAGACTTTTTTGGCTCGACCAAGGTGACACCCTCAAACTGATTTGAGGGTGTGTTTCTCGCAAATTAGAGTCTTCCACCCTTTGTTCAGCGACCTTAAAAGGGTCGCACTACGAAAAACTCTCTTTACCCTTACTTCTTCTGTGGTTTGAAATCTGCTGTCACCACCACTATGGAGTCATCCCCTCCAAAAGGGCTGGGCACGTATTTATGAGCCGCAGGATCGTTGTGCCAGTTGCCATCAACAAAGTATTTAAACTTGTATTCCCCTGGCTTTAAAGCCAAAGAAATTTTCCAGACCCCTTTGATCTTTTTCATGGGATGGCTTTTCTGGTCCCATTTGTTGAAATCTCCTGCCAGAAAAACCTTTTTGGCATCTGGCCGGTCCAGGCTGAAAGTCGCCTTCTTGGTTCTGGGATTCAGGTCTATCATCTTATACCTCCTTGTATTTTTGTGTTTTTCTTTTCAATGTAGGGGAAACCTTCAGGTCTCCAGTTTTTATGTAGCGGAGACCTTCAGGTCTCCAGTTTTATTAAGTTAAGCGATGGAAGGCTAAAGTCTTCGCCAGGATCCTACGGACAAAACCTTGACGGCCTTCCGCTACAAAAATTTCTTTAGTTTTCTTTAGCGACTAATATAATTTAAAGCCTACTCAAAAACAATATTTTTTTTTCAAGCGACCCTATAGGGCTTGATAAATCAAGCCCTTACAGAGCGTAAACGTAGGGGTTCGATTTATCGAACCCTATATTGTCATTCTGACCCCGCACTTGGCGGGGGAAGAATCTCCATTACAATCAAAAAGTTTCTTCGTTCCGCACTGGGCAGAAACCAGAATGACAGGGTTAGCTTTTTCAAACGACCTAAAATCATCGCGCCGCGATTTTTCAGGCGACCCTGTCCTACGGATCAGTAAATAGGAAAAGGGTCGCACTACGAAAAAAACATTAATTCTTTATCCCCAAAACCTTAAAGATAAAAGCATATTCCAAAGCTATATCTTTCAGATAGTCATAACGACCTGAAGAGCCCCCGTGTCCTGCGCCCATATTGATTTTGAGCAGAAGCAGGTTATCATCAGTTTTCAATGCCCTGAGCTTAGCAGTCCATTTGGAAGGCTCCCAGTATGACACTCTGGGGTCATTCAGGCTGGTGGTGATTAGTATATTCGGATAGGCCTTTGCCTGGATATTGTCGTAAGGCGAGTAAGGCCTCATATACTCGTAATATTCTTTCTCCTGCGGGTTTCCCCACTCCTCGTAT contains:
- a CDS encoding isoamylase early set domain-containing protein, with the translated sequence MIDLNPRTKKATFSLDRPDAKKVFLAGDFNKWDQKSHPMKKIKGVWKISLALKPGEYKFKYFVDGNWHNDPAAHKYVPSPFGGDDSIVVVTADFKPQKK